The Caldanaerovirga acetigignens genome includes the window GCCGCTAAAATGCTGGATTTTGAGAGAACCGTAAGCGTAACCATCGGCCTTCCGTTTATAAGGACTTCGGTTGACCACGGCACAGCCTTCGATATCGCCGGAAAGGGAATTGCAAGTTCAGTAAGCATGGAAGAAGCCATAAAGGTTGCGGGGGACTATGCTTTTTTGGTTAAAAAACAAAGGTAAATAGTAAACAGGAGGGTGAATTTAATGAACGGCGTTTCTGGAATTCAGATGATA containing:
- a CDS encoding 4-hydroxythreonine-4-phosphate dehydrogenase PdxA: AAKMLDFERTVSVTIGLPFIRTSVDHGTAFDIAGKGIASSVSMEEAIKVAGDYAFLVKKQR